From Streptomyces qinzhouensis, one genomic window encodes:
- a CDS encoding GNAT family N-acetyltransferase, protein MSITVTTWSLEQTSSADLRSAAPAGPDITVVRSQTPSPEFSRFLYASVGGDVTWTDRLGMTYAEWEAVLGRPGTETWVAYEKGTPAGYAELQAQDDGTVEIVYFGLIAAFRGRRIGGHLLTYATARAWDLADRWPGLAPTKRVWVHTCSKDGPHAMDNYLRRGFTLFDTAVTEEPETPTPGPWPGAHG, encoded by the coding sequence ATGAGCATCACCGTCACCACGTGGTCCCTCGAACAGACCTCGTCCGCAGATCTCCGGTCCGCCGCGCCCGCGGGGCCCGATATCACCGTCGTCCGGTCGCAGACCCCGTCGCCCGAGTTCAGCCGGTTCCTCTACGCCTCCGTGGGCGGGGACGTGACCTGGACCGACCGGCTCGGGATGACCTACGCCGAGTGGGAGGCCGTGCTCGGCCGGCCCGGCACCGAGACCTGGGTGGCGTACGAGAAGGGCACCCCGGCCGGGTACGCCGAACTCCAGGCGCAGGACGACGGCACGGTGGAGATCGTCTACTTCGGGCTGATCGCCGCATTCCGGGGCCGCCGCATCGGCGGACACCTGCTGACCTACGCCACCGCCCGCGCCTGGGACCTGGCGGACCGCTGGCCGGGGCTGGCTCCGACGAAGCGGGTCTGGGTGCACACCTGCTCCAAGGACGGGCCGCACGCCATGGACAACTATCTGCGGCGCGGTTTCACCCTCTTCGACACGGCGGTGACGGAGGAGCCGGAGACCCCCACACCCGGCCCCTGGCCGGGCGCCCACGGCTGA
- a CDS encoding GAF domain-containing protein, which translates to MRPIAASIAVRDPYRTEEDPRSVHTTPIDPAGLTAMDPAEAGRVLKGVREAVLGGRRSALGPRAEIGESWQRLMRAGLDPERGGRAGLLPREEIERRRGESPLRTVLPVLREGLVGVADAAQHVVTVADADGKLLWREGTTAVLRKGDAHGFVVGSDWSEPLAGTTAIGTVLVARRPVLVHAAEHFVAAYHSWTCAGAPVADPRNGRLIGVVNVCGPLGTAHPTILPLVTAVTRLAEAQLRLAHLTALEKLRAVAAPLLGRMTGRAVVTDGNGWPAAVIGMPPPQGRLQLPRPPAAGRYWIAPFGTADLEPVPGGWLIRITEPGGPGPVARVVVDLTRLPRASATVHGAAGSWVQELSPRHAQLLGRLAAHREGRSAAELAADLFGDPTRTVTVRAEMSRLRRQLPQVLMSRPYRFAESIEVEVRHA; encoded by the coding sequence TTGCGACCTATCGCCGCATCGATCGCGGTACGCGATCCGTACCGCACCGAGGAGGATCCCCGCTCCGTGCACACCACGCCGATCGACCCGGCCGGACTCACCGCGATGGACCCGGCCGAGGCCGGAAGAGTGCTCAAGGGAGTAAGGGAGGCCGTACTGGGCGGGCGGAGATCGGCGCTCGGCCCCCGGGCCGAGATCGGCGAGTCGTGGCAGCGGCTGATGCGGGCCGGGCTCGATCCGGAGCGCGGCGGCCGGGCGGGGCTGCTGCCGCGCGAGGAGATCGAACGGCGGCGCGGCGAGTCCCCGCTGCGGACGGTGCTGCCGGTGCTCCGGGAGGGCCTGGTGGGCGTCGCGGACGCGGCACAGCACGTGGTGACGGTGGCGGACGCCGACGGCAAGCTGCTGTGGCGCGAGGGCACCACCGCGGTGCTGCGCAAGGGCGACGCCCATGGTTTCGTCGTCGGCTCCGACTGGAGCGAGCCGCTGGCCGGGACGACCGCGATAGGAACGGTCCTGGTGGCCCGCCGCCCGGTCCTGGTGCACGCGGCCGAGCACTTCGTCGCCGCCTACCACTCGTGGACGTGCGCCGGGGCGCCGGTCGCCGACCCGCGCAACGGGCGGCTCATCGGTGTGGTCAATGTCTGCGGCCCGCTGGGGACCGCGCACCCCACGATCCTGCCCCTGGTCACCGCCGTGACCCGGCTCGCCGAGGCGCAACTGCGGCTGGCGCATCTGACGGCCCTGGAGAAACTGCGGGCGGTGGCGGCGCCGCTGCTGGGGCGGATGACGGGACGGGCGGTGGTCACGGACGGGAACGGCTGGCCCGCGGCGGTCATCGGCATGCCGCCGCCGCAGGGGCGGCTCCAGCTGCCCCGGCCGCCGGCCGCGGGCCGGTACTGGATCGCACCGTTCGGGACCGCGGATCTGGAGCCGGTGCCGGGCGGCTGGCTGATACGGATCACCGAACCGGGCGGCCCCGGTCCGGTCGCCCGGGTGGTGGTGGACCTGACCCGTCTTCCGCGCGCTTCGGCGACCGTGCACGGCGCGGCGGGCAGCTGGGTCCAGGAGCTGAGCCCGCGCCATGCGCAGCTGCTGGGGCGGCTCGCGGCGCACCGGGAGGGCCGGAGCGCGGCCGAGCTGGCGGCGGACCTCTTCGGCGACCCCACCCGGACGGTGACGGTCCGCGCGGAGATGTCCCGGCTGCGCCGCCAGTTGCCCCAGGTGCTGATGAGCCGCCCGTACCGCTTCGCGGAGTCCATCGAGGTCGAGGTCCGCCACGCGTAG
- a CDS encoding acyl-CoA dehydrogenase family protein, with protein METSTHTVTNQAPPLVGYDVFGSDRALTEAVARHAGADLPEAARAELTATVRTELTELGTAAGSAQAQEWGTLANENPPKLRTHDRYGNRIDEVAFHPAWHRLLGHAVGAGLTDAWGRPSGHVRRAAGFLVWSQTEAGHGCPLSMTHAAVPALRTDPVLAAEWEPRLTSHTYVRELLPAERKPGALFGMGMTEKQGGSDVRANTTRAEELAGGSGEYVLTGHKWFCSAPMSDGFLVLAQAPEGLTCFLVPRVLADGTRNVFRIQRLKDKLGNRSNASAEVEFAGTWARRVGDEGRGVRTIIEMVAATRLDCVLGSAAQMRQAVAQAIHHSAYRHAFGGPLIDKPLMRNVLADLALESEAATVLGMRLAAAYDSGTEADRALLRIAVPTAKYWVTKRGTPMIGEALECLGGNGYVEESGLPRLLREAPLNSIWEGSGNVQALDVLRALTREPGALDAFLREVGLARGADHRLDGAIKDLLTELADLEGAEGRARRLVERMALVLQGSLLVRWAPPEVADAFCASRLGGDWGTAFGTLPHGLATGAVVERARAVV; from the coding sequence ATGGAGACCAGCACCCACACAGTGACCAACCAGGCTCCGCCCCTGGTGGGATACGACGTCTTCGGTTCCGACCGGGCACTGACGGAGGCGGTGGCGCGGCACGCGGGCGCGGATCTGCCCGAGGCGGCCCGGGCGGAGCTGACCGCGACGGTACGGACGGAGCTGACCGAGCTGGGCACGGCGGCCGGCTCGGCCCAGGCGCAGGAGTGGGGGACGCTCGCCAACGAGAACCCCCCGAAGCTGCGGACCCACGACCGCTACGGCAACCGGATCGACGAGGTCGCGTTCCACCCGGCCTGGCACCGGCTGCTGGGCCATGCCGTCGGCGCCGGGCTCACCGATGCCTGGGGCCGCCCGTCCGGGCATGTGCGGCGCGCCGCGGGCTTCCTGGTGTGGTCGCAGACGGAGGCCGGGCACGGCTGCCCGCTGTCGATGACGCACGCCGCCGTACCCGCGCTGCGGACGGATCCGGTGCTCGCGGCCGAGTGGGAGCCCCGGCTGACCTCGCACACCTATGTTCGGGAGCTGCTGCCCGCGGAGCGGAAGCCGGGCGCGCTGTTCGGCATGGGGATGACGGAGAAGCAGGGCGGCAGCGATGTACGGGCGAACACGACCCGCGCCGAGGAGCTGGCGGGCGGTTCCGGGGAGTATGTCCTGACCGGCCACAAATGGTTCTGTTCCGCACCGATGTCGGACGGCTTCCTGGTGCTGGCACAGGCGCCGGAGGGGCTGACGTGCTTCCTGGTGCCGCGGGTGCTCGCGGACGGGACGCGCAATGTGTTCCGGATCCAGCGGCTGAAGGACAAACTGGGCAACCGTTCGAACGCGTCGGCGGAGGTGGAGTTCGCCGGGACCTGGGCCCGGCGGGTCGGTGACGAGGGCCGCGGGGTGCGCACCATCATCGAGATGGTCGCGGCCACCCGGCTGGACTGTGTGCTCGGTTCGGCGGCGCAGATGCGGCAGGCCGTGGCGCAGGCGATCCACCACTCGGCGTACCGCCACGCCTTCGGCGGGCCGCTGATCGACAAGCCGCTGATGCGGAACGTGCTGGCGGATCTGGCGCTGGAGTCGGAGGCGGCGACGGTCCTCGGGATGCGGCTGGCGGCGGCGTACGACTCCGGTACGGAGGCGGACCGGGCGCTGCTGCGGATCGCCGTGCCGACCGCGAAGTACTGGGTGACCAAACGCGGTACGCCGATGATCGGCGAGGCGCTGGAGTGCCTGGGCGGCAACGGGTACGTGGAGGAGTCCGGGCTGCCGCGGCTGCTGCGCGAGGCGCCGCTGAACTCCATCTGGGAGGGCTCGGGCAATGTGCAGGCCCTGGACGTGCTGCGGGCGCTGACCCGGGAGCCCGGGGCGCTGGACGCGTTCCTGCGGGAGGTGGGCCTGGCCCGGGGCGCGGACCACCGGCTGGACGGGGCGATCAAGGACCTGCTGACCGAGCTGGCCGATCTGGAGGGCGCCGAGGGCCGGGCGCGGCGGCTGGTGGAGCGGATGGCCCTGGTGCTCCAGGGGTCCCTGCTGGTGCGCTGGGCGCCGCCGGAGGTGGCGGACGCGTTCTGCGCATCGCGGCTGGGCGGCGACTGGGGTACGGCCTTCGGCACGCTCCCCCACGGTCTGGCGACGGGCGCGGTGGTGGAGCGGGCGCGGGCGGTGGTCTGA
- a CDS encoding YihY/virulence factor BrkB family protein, whose translation MQAANETPERHSGRLHRARVLYRNVSKRKMVWLLLKDTVNSCIEYRILGLAAEAAFFTLLSLPPLMLGLLGLLGYIDSWTDTTTVASIEKNILNAVGTVLSERGVNEIAEPLLADVTHGGRPDLISIGFAIALWSGSRAVNVFIDTITVMYGLDGHRGIVATRLLAFLLYLVALVIGAVVLPLAAVGPDRVVELVPWGTTLVTIVYWPVVILLSVAFLTTLYHVSVPVRSPWIEDVPGALVALAMGVAGSALLRVYITSTVEGPTIYGSLAAPIAVLLWIGVSAFAVLVGAAVNAAIDRVWPSVATAAARAANERLREAQAVEVLARAQAARMYEYEGDADDDADGGPGDIPSEFPERWSRFLPPDDLRARLHTGKPQQGGRPGTAEPKAGPSYPGERPAYPERPPYPARPPYPGRPPYPAGRPYPARPERPPSADKARGDGPDGPPYDDRG comes from the coding sequence GTGCAGGCAGCAAATGAAACACCCGAACGGCATTCGGGGCGGCTCCATCGGGCCCGGGTCCTCTACCGCAACGTCTCCAAGCGGAAGATGGTCTGGCTGTTGCTGAAGGACACCGTCAACTCGTGTATCGAGTACCGGATCCTCGGGCTGGCGGCGGAGGCGGCGTTCTTCACCCTGCTGTCGCTGCCGCCCCTGATGCTCGGTCTCCTCGGCCTTCTGGGTTACATCGACTCGTGGACCGACACCACCACCGTCGCCTCCATCGAGAAGAACATCCTCAACGCGGTGGGGACCGTGCTCTCGGAGCGGGGCGTCAACGAGATCGCCGAACCCCTGCTGGCCGATGTCACCCACGGCGGCCGGCCCGATCTGATCTCCATCGGGTTCGCGATCGCCCTCTGGTCGGGCTCCCGCGCGGTGAACGTCTTCATCGACACCATCACCGTGATGTACGGTCTCGACGGCCATCGGGGCATCGTCGCGACCCGGCTGCTGGCCTTTCTGCTCTATCTCGTCGCCCTGGTCATCGGGGCGGTGGTGCTGCCGCTCGCGGCCGTCGGCCCGGACCGGGTGGTCGAGCTGGTGCCCTGGGGCACCACCCTGGTCACGATCGTCTACTGGCCGGTCGTCATCCTGCTGAGCGTCGCGTTCCTGACGACGCTGTACCACGTGTCCGTACCCGTCAGGTCTCCGTGGATCGAGGACGTGCCCGGCGCGCTGGTCGCGCTCGCCATGGGCGTGGCGGGCAGCGCCCTGCTCCGGGTCTACATCACCAGCACGGTGGAGGGGCCGACGATCTACGGGTCGCTCGCCGCGCCCATCGCCGTACTGCTGTGGATCGGGGTCTCCGCCTTCGCCGTCCTGGTCGGCGCGGCCGTCAACGCGGCCATCGACCGGGTCTGGCCTTCGGTCGCCACGGCCGCCGCCCGCGCCGCCAACGAGCGGCTGCGCGAGGCACAGGCGGTGGAGGTGCTGGCCCGGGCGCAGGCGGCGCGGATGTACGAGTACGAGGGGGACGCCGACGACGACGCGGACGGCGGGCCCGGGGACATCCCGTCGGAGTTCCCGGAGCGCTGGTCCCGCTTTCTGCCGCCGGACGATCTGAGGGCCCGGCTGCACACGGGCAAACCGCAGCAGGGCGGGCGGCCGGGCACCGCGGAACCGAAGGCCGGGCCCTCGTACCCGGGGGAGCGGCCGGCGTATCCGGAGCGCCCGCCCTACCCCGCGCGCCCGCCGTATCCGGGCCGGCCGCCGTATCCCGCGGGCCGTCCCTACCCGGCCCGGCCGGAGCGGCCGCCGTCCGCGGACAAGGCCCGCGGCGACGGTCCGGACGGGCCGCCGTACGACGACCGGGGGTAG
- a CDS encoding helix-turn-helix domain-containing protein, with translation MYEERASALAGAVVWTKTPAPGGRGMVAGTARPVLPDGCMDLLWTPGRLFVAGPDTRAQPPQGGPGDRFAGIRFAPGTAPAVLGVPAHELRDLRVELAGLWGAAGARRLTERVDTAADPVNELESVALETAARRAADGVHPDPLLTRVVRLLDGGAPVAAAAGAVGLGPRALHRRALDAFGYGPKTLARVLRLQRALALVGRGAPYASAAVSAGYADQAHFAREMRALSGMTLSTYWSGYRAGAQAAAKSETPMPSGSSTTA, from the coding sequence ATGTACGAGGAGCGTGCCTCGGCGCTGGCGGGCGCGGTCGTCTGGACGAAAACGCCCGCGCCCGGGGGCCGAGGCATGGTGGCAGGGACGGCCCGGCCGGTCCTGCCCGACGGGTGCATGGACCTCCTGTGGACCCCGGGGCGGCTCTTCGTCGCGGGCCCCGACACCAGGGCGCAGCCGCCGCAGGGCGGGCCGGGGGACCGGTTCGCGGGGATACGGTTCGCCCCCGGCACGGCGCCCGCGGTCCTCGGGGTCCCGGCCCACGAGCTCCGGGACCTGCGGGTCGAACTGGCCGGGCTCTGGGGCGCGGCGGGGGCCCGACGGCTCACCGAACGCGTCGACACGGCCGCCGACCCGGTCAACGAACTGGAGTCCGTGGCGCTGGAGACCGCGGCGCGCCGGGCCGCCGACGGCGTCCACCCGGATCCGCTGCTGACCCGGGTGGTACGGCTCCTCGACGGCGGCGCTCCGGTGGCCGCCGCGGCCGGCGCCGTCGGTCTCGGCCCCCGCGCGCTGCACCGCCGGGCACTGGACGCCTTCGGCTACGGCCCCAAGACCCTGGCCCGGGTGCTCCGCCTCCAGCGGGCCCTCGCCCTGGTCGGCCGGGGCGCACCGTACGCGTCCGCCGCGGTGTCGGCGGGCTATGCCGACCAGGCGCACTTCGCCCGGGAGATGCGCGCCCTGTCGGGCATGACGCTGAGCACGTACTGGAGCGGGTACCGGGCGGGCGCTCAGGCGGCGGCGAAGAGCGAGACGCCCATGCCGTCGGGGTCGAGCACCACGGCATAG
- a CDS encoding VOC family protein: MTVRLDAISLVVSDMAASLAFYRRLGLDIPADADGAPHVEAALPSGLRVLWDTEEVIRSYDPSWTRPSGGERIGLAFLCESPDAVDKLHDELVAAGHRTHLAPWDAVWGQRYAVVLDPDGMGVSLFAAA, encoded by the coding sequence ATGACAGTACGACTCGACGCCATCAGCCTCGTCGTCTCCGACATGGCCGCGTCCCTCGCCTTCTACCGCCGGCTCGGTCTGGACATCCCCGCGGACGCGGACGGGGCCCCTCATGTGGAGGCGGCCCTGCCGTCCGGGCTGCGGGTCCTGTGGGACACGGAGGAGGTCATCCGTTCCTACGACCCGTCCTGGACCCGCCCGAGCGGGGGCGAGCGGATCGGTCTCGCCTTCCTCTGCGAGAGCCCGGACGCCGTGGACAAGCTCCATGACGAACTGGTCGCCGCCGGACACCGGACGCACCTCGCGCCGTGGGATGCGGTGTGGGGGCAGCGCTATGCCGTGGTGCTCGACCCCGACGGCATGGGCGTCTCGCTCTTCGCCGCCGCCTGA
- a CDS encoding CbtA family protein: MLAGLIAGVCALAVAYFLGEGPVDAAIAFEEAGAHGHHDGGEELVSRAVQSTAGLATGVLVYGVAVGGIAALVYCAALGRTGRFGPRATALLVASGALLSGYVVPYLKYPPNPPAVGDPDTIGQRTSLYFLMVLASVLLTVAAVIVGRRLAARWGNWNATVAAVAGFILVTAVGYAFLPSFDEVPKGFPAAVLWEFRLATLAVQTALWAVFGLVFGYLAERLLTPATATRPVPAGAAPAR; this comes from the coding sequence ATGCTGGCAGGCCTGATCGCCGGAGTCTGCGCCCTGGCCGTGGCGTACTTCCTGGGCGAGGGGCCGGTGGACGCGGCCATCGCCTTCGAGGAGGCGGGCGCCCACGGCCACCACGACGGCGGCGAGGAACTCGTCAGCCGGGCCGTCCAGTCCACGGCCGGACTCGCCACCGGCGTCCTCGTGTACGGGGTCGCGGTCGGCGGCATCGCGGCCCTCGTCTACTGCGCGGCGCTCGGCCGCACCGGCCGCTTCGGACCGCGCGCCACGGCCCTGCTGGTGGCCTCCGGCGCGCTGCTGAGCGGATACGTCGTCCCGTATCTCAAGTACCCGCCCAATCCGCCCGCCGTCGGGGACCCCGACACCATCGGGCAGCGCACCTCGCTGTACTTCCTGATGGTGCTGGCGAGCGTGCTGCTGACGGTGGCGGCGGTGATCGTCGGCCGACGGCTGGCGGCCCGCTGGGGCAACTGGAACGCCACCGTCGCCGCGGTGGCGGGGTTCATTCTGGTGACGGCCGTCGGCTATGCCTTCCTACCGTCGTTCGACGAGGTTCCCAAGGGGTTCCCGGCGGCTGTGCTCTGGGAGTTCCGGCTGGCGACGCTCGCCGTGCAGACGGCGCTGTGGGCGGTGTTCGGCCTGGTCTTCGGCTATCTCGCGGAGCGGCTGCTGACCCCGGCGACGGCGACCCGGCCGGTTCCCGCGGGGGCGGCGCCCGCCCGCTGA
- a CDS encoding CbtB domain-containing protein, protein MAQSAVSATPLPSAPEALVPISLKEIAPWAVFGGILMLILLYFVGAEQGAVAVLSGETVHEWVHDGRHLLGFPCH, encoded by the coding sequence ATGGCCCAGTCGGCCGTATCCGCCACTCCCCTGCCGTCCGCTCCGGAAGCTCTCGTGCCCATCTCCCTCAAGGAGATCGCGCCCTGGGCCGTGTTCGGCGGGATACTGATGCTGATCCTGCTCTACTTCGTCGGCGCCGAGCAGGGCGCCGTCGCCGTACTCTCCGGCGAGACCGTGCACGAGTGGGTGCACGACGGCCGTCATCTGCTCGGCTTCCCGTGCCACTGA
- a CDS encoding histidine phosphatase family protein, producing MTTRVLLLTAATTAAVRAVRFDSGAPLDEPGRAAALAAAGRLPRAARVLTAPSRRCRETAAALGLGAEHRVEAALADWDLGRWEGRALAEVTGTEPAAVGAWLTDPAAAPHGGESLLALRDRVGDWLAALGGRTPERVLAIAEPAVVRAAVVHALALPPEAFWRLDVPPLTVTELSGRENRWNLRLGTPSAPDPAPDPPSE from the coding sequence ATGACCACACGGGTGCTGTTGCTGACGGCCGCGACGACGGCCGCGGTACGGGCCGTCCGGTTCGACTCCGGGGCGCCGCTGGACGAACCGGGCCGGGCGGCCGCGCTGGCCGCGGCGGGCCGGCTGCCACGCGCCGCACGGGTGCTCACCGCCCCCTCCCGGCGCTGCCGCGAAACCGCCGCCGCGCTGGGCCTCGGCGCGGAGCACCGGGTCGAGGCGGCCCTCGCCGACTGGGATCTGGGCCGCTGGGAGGGGCGGGCTCTGGCCGAGGTGACCGGGACCGAGCCCGCGGCGGTCGGCGCCTGGCTCACCGACCCCGCCGCCGCGCCGCACGGCGGCGAGTCGCTGCTCGCGCTCCGGGACCGGGTCGGCGACTGGCTGGCCGCGCTCGGCGGGCGGACCCCGGAGCGGGTGCTGGCGATCGCCGAACCCGCCGTGGTCCGGGCCGCCGTGGTCCATGCGCTGGCGCTGCCCCCGGAGGCCTTCTGGCGGCTGGACGTCCCCCCGCTCACCGTCACCGAACTCTCGGGCCGCGAGAACCGCTGGAACCTCCGCCTGGGTACCCCGTCGGCCCCGGACCCGGCCCCGGACCCGCCTTCGGAGTAA
- a CDS encoding SigE family RNA polymerase sigma factor → MTEEEFADFYTRSVHRLTGQLYVMTGDFHEAQDVVQEAFVRAWGHRRRLEQDLGPEAWVRTVARRLAVSRWRRMVRGRRAWRRRGDPEVSEGPDPGAVDLERALRGMPARQRQCAALYYVCDLPVEQIAAETRLSTGTVKTHLFRARAGLAGLLDQQGRVRTTDGGRL, encoded by the coding sequence GTGACCGAGGAGGAGTTCGCGGACTTCTACACCCGCTCCGTTCACCGCCTCACCGGCCAGCTCTATGTGATGACCGGCGACTTCCACGAGGCGCAGGACGTGGTGCAGGAGGCCTTCGTCCGGGCCTGGGGGCACCGCCGCCGGCTGGAGCAGGACCTCGGCCCGGAGGCCTGGGTCAGGACCGTCGCCCGGCGGCTCGCGGTGAGCCGGTGGCGGCGGATGGTCAGGGGCCGGCGCGCCTGGCGGCGGCGCGGCGATCCGGAGGTCAGCGAGGGCCCGGACCCCGGAGCGGTCGATCTGGAACGGGCGCTGCGCGGTATGCCCGCCCGGCAGCGGCAGTGCGCCGCGCTCTACTACGTCTGCGATCTTCCGGTGGAACAGATCGCCGCCGAGACCCGGCTGTCCACGGGGACCGTGAAGACCCACCTCTTCAGGGCACGCGCCGGACTCGCCGGTCTGCTCGACCAGCAGGGCCGAGTACGGACGACGGACGGGGGACGGCTGTGA
- a CDS encoding pyridoxal phosphate-dependent decarboxylase family protein translates to MSEESSAGDGAFGREESALDLDTEVRARAWRTLERSVEEHLAAARNRALGPDEAAPAEIRERLKGYGFTAPRELGQVLDEVTTMLRDWTVHTSSPTYFGLFNPAPAFAGVIGDALAAAINPQLAVWSHAPAAVEIEQHLLRFVGGVLGLPRDAIAGSFTSGGAEANHTAVLLALTRTFPAYPEHGVRALPGQPVLYASEESHLAWLKIAHGCGLGRAAVRLVPVTPALTMDTAALRAAIDEDRAAGRVPFLVVATAGTTGAGAVDPLPGIADICAEQGLHLHADAAWAGAVALSPRLAPLLSGIERADSITVDAHKWFSVPMGAGMFLCRHRAQLHETFRVDTAYMPAATELTEDPYTYSLQWSRRFTGLKLFLTLAVHGRDGYARQFERDVRLGRLLRRRLAEDGWQLVNDTELPVVCFRPPRNATRSSVSEIAARLTAGGRVWISTTRVLGEPVLRACITNHRTTPSDIDVLLHELRRARQDPKETP, encoded by the coding sequence ATGAGCGAAGAATCCAGCGCCGGTGACGGCGCCTTCGGCCGGGAAGAGAGCGCTCTGGATCTCGACACCGAGGTCCGGGCGCGGGCGTGGCGGACCCTGGAGCGGAGCGTCGAAGAGCATCTCGCGGCGGCGCGCAACCGGGCACTCGGCCCCGACGAGGCAGCACCGGCCGAGATCCGGGAGCGACTGAAGGGATACGGATTCACCGCGCCCCGGGAGCTCGGGCAGGTACTGGACGAGGTCACGACCATGCTGCGGGACTGGACCGTGCACACCTCGTCCCCCACCTACTTCGGCCTCTTCAACCCGGCTCCGGCGTTCGCCGGAGTCATCGGCGACGCGCTGGCCGCGGCCATCAACCCCCAGCTGGCGGTCTGGAGCCATGCGCCCGCCGCCGTCGAGATCGAACAGCATCTGCTGCGGTTCGTCGGCGGAGTACTGGGCCTGCCGCGCGACGCGATCGCGGGCTCCTTCACCAGCGGCGGCGCCGAGGCGAACCACACGGCCGTACTCCTCGCCCTGACCCGGACCTTCCCCGCGTATCCGGAGCACGGTGTCCGCGCCCTGCCCGGGCAGCCCGTCCTGTACGCCTCCGAGGAGAGCCATCTGGCCTGGCTGAAGATCGCCCACGGCTGCGGCCTCGGCCGGGCGGCCGTCCGTCTCGTCCCCGTCACCCCCGCGCTCACCATGGACACCGCCGCCCTGCGCGCCGCGATCGACGAGGACCGAGCGGCGGGCCGGGTTCCCTTTCTGGTGGTGGCGACCGCGGGCACCACCGGCGCCGGCGCCGTCGACCCGCTGCCCGGCATCGCCGATATCTGCGCCGAACAGGGGCTGCATCTGCACGCCGACGCCGCATGGGCGGGCGCCGTGGCCCTGTCCCCCCGGCTGGCCCCGCTGCTCTCGGGCATCGAACGCGCCGATTCCATCACCGTCGACGCCCACAAATGGTTCTCGGTCCCGATGGGGGCGGGCATGTTCCTCTGCCGACACCGGGCACAACTGCACGAGACGTTCCGTGTCGACACCGCCTATATGCCCGCCGCGACCGAGCTCACGGAAGACCCGTACACCTACTCCCTCCAGTGGTCACGCCGGTTCACCGGCCTGAAGCTCTTCCTCACCCTCGCCGTCCACGGCCGCGACGGCTACGCCCGCCAGTTCGAACGCGATGTCCGGCTCGGCCGACTGCTCCGCCGCCGGCTCGCCGAGGACGGCTGGCAGCTCGTCAACGACACCGAACTGCCGGTCGTCTGCTTCCGCCCCCCGAGGAACGCCACCCGTTCGTCCGTTTCCGAGATCGCCGCCCGCCTCACGGCCGGCGGGCGGGTCTGGATCTCCACCACCCGGGTCCTGGGCGAGCCGGTGCTGCGCGCCTGCATCACCAACCACCGGACCACCCCGTCGGACATCGATGTCCTGCTCCACGAACTCCGTCGCGCCCGGCAAGATCCGAAGGAGACGCCCTAG
- a CDS encoding DUF1775 domain-containing protein, with product MTTTPRRPRRAPLPARAAAPAALVCGLALVLGTAQPAAAHAGVSASEPRALARNVTVTFTSEAESAKAGIAKLQIGLPEGLSPAAVRLTKAPKGWQFTHSPGGYTIAGPPLATGKDAVHSIAVQQLPDAKQLVFRVVETYGDGQVSRWIEEPGAGGTSENPAPVLKLKPKAPDAVKVPIDPALVPTGTPSAAPKPSAPAGAPTATASPFPSGVPTDGGGPTAVAVNKETAETGDDDNGYGPLIGGAAAAALLLAAGLVVYRRRRSSGD from the coding sequence ATGACCACCACCCCCCGCCGGCCCCGCCGCGCCCCGCTCCCGGCCCGCGCGGCCGCCCCCGCCGCACTCGTCTGCGGACTCGCCCTGGTGCTCGGGACCGCGCAGCCGGCCGCCGCGCACGCCGGGGTGAGCGCCTCCGAACCGCGCGCCCTCGCCCGGAACGTCACCGTGACCTTCACCTCCGAAGCCGAATCGGCGAAGGCGGGCATCGCCAAGCTCCAGATCGGGCTGCCGGAGGGCCTGTCACCCGCCGCCGTACGCCTCACGAAGGCCCCCAAGGGCTGGCAGTTCACCCACTCCCCGGGCGGTTACACCATCGCCGGGCCCCCGCTGGCCACCGGCAAGGACGCCGTGCACAGCATCGCCGTCCAGCAGCTTCCCGACGCGAAGCAGCTGGTGTTCAGGGTCGTGGAGACCTACGGGGACGGCCAGGTCTCCCGCTGGATAGAGGAGCCGGGCGCGGGCGGGACCTCGGAGAACCCGGCACCGGTCCTGAAGCTGAAGCCCAAGGCGCCCGACGCGGTCAAGGTCCCCATCGACCCGGCCCTGGTGCCGACGGGCACACCGTCCGCCGCGCCGAAGCCCTCGGCCCCGGCCGGGGCGCCCACCGCCACGGCGTCGCCGTTCCCCTCCGGCGTCCCCACCGACGGCGGTGGTCCGACCGCGGTCGCGGTGAACAAGGAGACCGCGGAGACCGGGGACGACGACAACGGATACGGGCCGCTGATCGGGGGAGCGGCCGCGGCCGCACTGCTGCTGGCGGCCGGGCTCGTGGTGTACCGCCGGCGCCGCTCGTCCGGCGACTGA